One genomic segment of Gossypium arboreum isolate Shixiya-1 chromosome 3, ASM2569848v2, whole genome shotgun sequence includes these proteins:
- the LOC108475212 gene encoding 2-oxoglutarate-dependent dioxygenase 21, chloroplastic-like translates to MAHSVGMLGLHDYSFMDEIPTIDNSLLFPKDHNEPAKSLEHLGKACQEFDPVFFVSLVQDVNEGLQMLSHKANWITVNIPRNTIFVGIRDHLEILTNGKYKSHIHQVILNNNKVKRISTATLHGPSLDTFVAPAPRLIDKSHPPTYRGMTYKESLEFNGFDEIDMQSSLIQLRMPLSH, encoded by the exons ATGGCTCACTCGGTTGGGATGCTTGGTCTCCATGATTATTCCTTCATGGATGAAATCCCCACAATTGATAACTCTTTGTTGTTTCCCAAGGATCATAATGAACCGGCTAAGTCCTTGGAACACCTTGGAAAAGCATGCCAAGAATTCG ACCCAGTCTTTTTTGTTTCCCTTGTACAAGATGTTAACGAGGGCCTTCAAATGCTCTCTCATAAAGCAAATTGGATCACTGTTAACATACCTCGAAACACCATTTTCGTCGGTATTAGGGATCATCTTGAG ATATTAACCAATGGGAAGTACAAGAGTCATATACATCAAGTGATCCTGAATAACAACAAAGTGAAAAGAATCTCAACGGCGACACTTCATGGACCTTCATTGGACACATTTGTAGCCCCAGCACCAAGGTTAATTGATAAGTCTCACCCACCAACTTACCGAGGGATGACCTACAAGGAATCCTTGGAGTTCAATGGTTTTGATGAAATCGATATGCAGTCATCCCTTATTCAGCTTCGAATGCCACTCTCTCACTAA